One segment of Alistipes finegoldii DSM 17242 DNA contains the following:
- a CDS encoding tetratricopeptide repeat protein: MAKQHVAEQETLGEAMNRTELFFEKNGRNMAYIFLGLLVLAALIFGYRALIVAPRATKAAERIAEAQYRFEEQNPDYQLALEGDANGAGFLDVIEEYGSTPSGNLAKHYAGICYLKTGDLENAAKYLAKYSPVKGIPGALINAQNLGLQGDIAVEQQNYAKAVKFYEQAVKAADNNLTAPMYLRKAGLAEQAQGNNEKAAAFYEQILTSYPASTDAREAEKLLGSVK; this comes from the coding sequence ATGGCAAAGCAGCATGTAGCCGAGCAGGAGACCCTCGGCGAAGCAATGAACAGAACTGAGCTTTTCTTCGAGAAAAACGGCCGTAACATGGCGTATATTTTTCTGGGATTGCTGGTTCTTGCAGCCCTTATTTTCGGATACCGCGCACTGATCGTAGCCCCTCGCGCCACCAAAGCCGCCGAGCGGATCGCCGAGGCTCAGTACCGTTTCGAGGAGCAGAATCCGGATTATCAGCTCGCACTCGAAGGCGACGCCAACGGCGCCGGCTTCCTCGACGTGATCGAAGAGTACGGTTCGACGCCTTCGGGCAACCTCGCCAAGCACTATGCGGGTATCTGCTACCTGAAGACGGGCGATCTGGAGAACGCCGCCAAATATCTGGCGAAATACTCGCCGGTCAAGGGCATCCCCGGAGCGCTCATCAACGCCCAGAATCTGGGCCTGCAGGGCGACATCGCCGTCGAGCAGCAGAACTACGCCAAGGCGGTGAAATTCTACGAGCAGGCCGTCAAGGCCGCCGACAACAACCTGACGGCACCGATGTACCTGCGCAAGGCGGGTCTGGCCGAGCAGGCTCAGGGCAACAACGAAAAGGCAGCCGCATTTTACGAGCAGATTCTGACCTCCTATCCCGCATCGACGGATGCGCGTGAGGCGGAGAAGCTCCTCGGCAGCGTGAAATAA
- the tyrS gene encoding tyrosine--tRNA ligase — MATKNFIEELEWRGMIHTIMPGAKEQLEKEMTTAYLGIDPTADSLHIGHLVGVMILKHFQMCGHRPLALIGGATGMIGDPSGKSQERNLLDEPTLRHNQEAIKRQLAKLLDFESDAPNAAVLVNNYDWMKDISFLEFIRDIGKCITVNYMMAKDSVKKRFSGEGDGMSFTEFTYQLVQGFDFLHLYQTMNCKVQLGGADQWGNITTGTELIRRKLGSEAEAFAITCPLITKADGTKFGKTESGNVWLDPRYTSPYKFYQFWLNVSDEDAKRYIRIFTLLDRETVEALTAEHEAAPHLRILQKRLAQEITTMIHSKEEYEKAVEASAILFGGSTSEALRKLDEETLLQVFEGVPQFRIARAELGLPFVDLCAEKAQVFPSKGECRKMVQGGGVSLNKEKVADAAREVTEADLIAGKYLLVQKGKKNYFLLIAE, encoded by the coding sequence ATGGCAACAAAGAATTTCATCGAAGAACTCGAATGGCGCGGCATGATCCACACGATCATGCCCGGCGCAAAGGAACAACTCGAAAAAGAGATGACGACGGCCTATCTGGGCATCGACCCCACGGCCGACTCACTGCATATCGGACATCTGGTGGGCGTGATGATCCTCAAGCATTTCCAGATGTGCGGCCACCGTCCGCTGGCGCTCATAGGCGGCGCGACGGGCATGATCGGAGACCCCAGCGGCAAGTCGCAGGAGCGCAACCTGCTCGACGAGCCGACGCTCCGCCACAATCAGGAGGCGATCAAGCGGCAGCTCGCCAAACTGCTCGACTTCGAGTCGGACGCGCCGAATGCCGCCGTGCTGGTCAACAACTACGACTGGATGAAGGACATCTCGTTCCTCGAATTCATCCGCGACATCGGCAAGTGCATCACCGTCAACTACATGATGGCTAAAGACTCGGTCAAGAAGCGTTTCAGCGGCGAGGGCGACGGCATGTCGTTCACCGAATTCACCTACCAGCTGGTACAGGGCTTCGACTTCCTGCACCTCTACCAGACGATGAACTGCAAGGTGCAGCTGGGCGGCGCCGACCAGTGGGGCAACATCACCACCGGTACGGAGCTGATCCGCCGCAAGCTGGGCAGCGAAGCCGAGGCGTTCGCCATCACCTGCCCGCTCATCACCAAGGCCGACGGCACGAAGTTCGGCAAGACCGAGAGCGGCAACGTATGGCTCGACCCGCGCTACACCTCGCCCTACAAGTTCTACCAGTTCTGGCTCAACGTCAGCGACGAGGACGCCAAGCGTTACATCCGCATCTTCACGCTGCTGGACCGCGAGACCGTCGAGGCGCTGACCGCCGAACATGAAGCGGCGCCCCACCTGCGCATACTGCAGAAGCGGCTGGCGCAGGAGATCACCACGATGATCCACTCCAAGGAGGAGTACGAAAAGGCCGTCGAGGCTTCGGCGATCCTCTTCGGCGGATCGACCTCGGAGGCGCTGCGCAAACTCGACGAAGAGACACTGCTGCAGGTGTTCGAGGGCGTGCCGCAGTTCCGCATCGCCCGCGCCGAGCTGGGGCTGCCGTTCGTGGACCTCTGCGCCGAGAAGGCGCAGGTCTTCCCCTCGAAGGGCGAATGCCGCAAGATGGTGCAGGGCGGCGGCGTGTCGCTCAACAAGGAGAAGGTCGCCGACGCGGCGCGCGAGGTGACCGAAGCGGACCTGATCGCCGGCAAGTACCTGCTGGTGCAGAAGGGCAAGAAGAATTACTTCCTCCTGATCGCCGAATAA
- the ribH gene encoding 6,7-dimethyl-8-ribityllumazine synthase, translated as MATKNHNLSKFDSPLPSAADMRFGIVVAEWNREVTEALLEGAVRTLRAAGCPDLNIQIKYVPGTFELALGAQFFAEYTDVDAVIALGCVIQGDTRHFDFICQGVTQGITQLQIQWNMPIAFGVLTVNDMQQALDRCGGRHGNKGDEAAATAVNMVKLQIEMEAASPDHEPDRRNIN; from the coding sequence ATGGCGACCAAGAATCACAACCTTTCCAAATTCGACTCACCCCTGCCTTCGGCCGCGGACATGCGGTTCGGAATCGTCGTGGCCGAGTGGAACCGCGAGGTCACCGAAGCTCTGCTCGAAGGCGCCGTGCGGACGCTCCGCGCCGCCGGATGTCCCGACCTGAACATCCAGATCAAGTATGTTCCGGGGACGTTCGAACTGGCCCTCGGCGCGCAGTTCTTCGCCGAATATACCGACGTGGACGCCGTGATCGCGCTGGGCTGCGTCATTCAGGGAGATACCCGTCATTTCGACTTTATCTGTCAGGGCGTTACGCAGGGCATCACGCAGCTGCAAATCCAGTGGAACATGCCCATCGCCTTCGGTGTGCTGACCGTGAACGACATGCAGCAGGCTTTGGACCGCTGCGGAGGCCGTCACGGCAACAAGGGCGACGAAGCCGCCGCCACGGCCGTCAATATGGTCAAACTGCAGATCGAGATGGAAGCCGCTTCGCCGGACCACGAACCCGACCGGCGGAATATCAACTGA
- a CDS encoding calcineurin-like phosphoesterase C-terminal domain-containing protein translates to MKHPLLLLLICCGLCTAVSARPIRGTVKCGGRPLGGVAVTDGYTFAQSDAQGAFALDADEEALFISVVTPAGYIAPLKEGVPQFFLPYTPSAKRFDFELQAWPGTAACYELLAIADPQPKTDEHFERLRTEIIPPLQAATAAKKAQGVNQAAILLGDIVWDSPQLFAKVREKFASLGIPVYGVIGNHDHDLNKFTDREATENYRSHFGPTYYAFDMGRTHYVVLDDIVYHGARKYDEQIDSMQLRWAAAYAERLPAGSRVCFAMHAPAMKSWRDERRVMESAETLMDAFAGHEIHFISGHTHINSNFDIREGAMEHNVAQICGNLWRDPINRDGTPKGWQLFRECGEDFAWTYQSLEMPEARQLRVWGPGTAEDYPASVIAKVWNWDSYWTVVWYEDGRYRGSMQRIWFNDPDYIANIDSLKVAGKTVSKSQRPRTTHFYFKARPSASAREIEVVATDRSGRRYSERITLPTKE, encoded by the coding sequence ATGAAACATCCGCTACTTCTACTGCTGATCTGCTGCGGGCTTTGCACCGCAGTTTCCGCCCGTCCGATCCGGGGAACCGTCAAATGCGGCGGCAGGCCGCTCGGCGGAGTCGCCGTGACGGACGGCTACACCTTTGCGCAAAGCGACGCGCAGGGGGCGTTCGCCCTCGATGCCGACGAGGAGGCGTTATTCATCAGCGTCGTAACCCCGGCGGGGTACATCGCACCGCTCAAAGAGGGCGTCCCGCAGTTTTTCCTCCCCTACACCCCTTCGGCCAAACGTTTCGACTTCGAACTGCAGGCGTGGCCCGGAACCGCGGCATGTTACGAACTGCTGGCCATCGCCGACCCGCAGCCCAAGACCGACGAGCATTTCGAACGGCTCCGCACCGAGATAATCCCGCCGCTGCAGGCCGCAACGGCCGCAAAAAAAGCGCAGGGAGTCAATCAGGCCGCGATTCTGCTGGGCGACATCGTATGGGACTCGCCGCAGTTGTTCGCCAAAGTCAGGGAGAAGTTCGCATCGCTCGGAATCCCCGTTTACGGCGTGATCGGCAATCACGACCACGACCTGAACAAATTCACCGACCGCGAAGCCACCGAAAACTACCGGTCGCATTTCGGCCCCACCTATTATGCCTTCGACATGGGCCGCACCCACTACGTCGTTCTCGACGACATCGTCTACCACGGCGCCCGCAAATACGACGAGCAGATAGACTCGATGCAGCTGCGCTGGGCGGCGGCCTACGCCGAACGTCTGCCGGCGGGTTCGCGCGTCTGCTTCGCGATGCACGCTCCGGCCATGAAGTCGTGGCGCGACGAACGCCGCGTCATGGAGTCGGCCGAAACCCTGATGGACGCCTTTGCTGGCCATGAAATCCATTTCATATCGGGACATACGCACATCAACTCGAATTTCGACATCCGCGAAGGCGCGATGGAACACAACGTGGCGCAGATATGCGGCAACCTCTGGCGGGACCCGATCAACCGCGACGGCACGCCCAAAGGCTGGCAGCTTTTCCGCGAATGCGGCGAGGATTTCGCGTGGACCTACCAGAGTCTGGAGATGCCCGAAGCCCGGCAGCTGCGCGTATGGGGTCCCGGCACGGCGGAGGACTACCCCGCTTCGGTGATCGCCAAGGTATGGAACTGGGATTCCTACTGGACGGTCGTATGGTATGAGGACGGCCGCTACCGCGGCTCCATGCAGCGCATCTGGTTCAACGATCCCGACTACATCGCCAACATCGACTCGCTGAAGGTCGCCGGGAAGACGGTATCCAAGTCGCAGCGGCCGCGCACGACGCACTTCTACTTCAAGGCCCGCCCTTCGGCGTCGGCCCGCGAGATCGAAGTCGTCGCCACCGACCGTTCCGGCCGCCGCTACTCGGAGCGCATAACGCTCCCGACAAAGGAATAG
- the folB gene encoding dihydroneopterin aldolase, with protein sequence MEYRIVLSRMEFRALHGCYELERKVGNRFTVDLELTAELGDAAVQDDVRKTVNYLTVYEVVRMQMRITQHTIERVAMNIIEAIYAAFAQVRHVKCTVSKLAPPLGGKLEKVSVVLEK encoded by the coding sequence ATGGAGTACCGCATCGTTCTCTCGCGGATGGAGTTCCGGGCGCTGCACGGCTGCTACGAACTGGAACGCAAGGTCGGCAACCGTTTCACGGTCGATCTGGAACTGACGGCAGAGCTGGGCGACGCCGCCGTGCAGGACGACGTGCGCAAGACGGTCAATTACCTGACGGTCTACGAAGTGGTGCGGATGCAGATGCGCATCACGCAGCACACCATCGAACGGGTGGCGATGAACATCATCGAAGCGATTTACGCCGCCTTCGCGCAGGTACGGCATGTAAAATGCACCGTATCGAAACTGGCGCCGCCGCTGGGCGGAAAGCTTGAGAAGGTGAGCGTCGTGCTGGAGAAATAG
- a CDS encoding OmpA family protein, protein MKKLILILAVVAFATTAWAQETPKKPSFAGFVSNGFWDNWEMSLGGGVGTALTNGSNSGSFGKRLGFEANFSLVKWVHPVVGMRLQLQGGQFANYDADLGKLKWPYLFVHSDFMLNFSNWAGGYRDDRAYYLVPFVGFGYLATNFTDKSQEDNMTGTHQAFAFSYGLLNKFRLSRSFDFNIELKGMLAPSRVCPAKTDGSYLFGFSATAGFTYRFNKRGWQRGVAGYTAADIQAFQDAVAASMAAVEAAELENAQLAQQLAAAQAQAAAAQNAAADAAAAAAVATVVAADEAALADTSIILFDYSMSVLTPQEKTRLELIAEQIKSGSKDAVYQIVGHADQQTGTAAGNKRVAEHRAKRVYDFLVSKGVNPKQLNYEGKGNSPDPFKKVQAANRAAIIQ, encoded by the coding sequence ATGAAAAAACTTATTCTAATTCTTGCGGTCGTGGCATTCGCGACGACGGCATGGGCGCAGGAGACGCCCAAAAAACCGAGCTTTGCAGGTTTTGTGTCCAATGGATTTTGGGATAACTGGGAGATGTCGCTGGGCGGCGGTGTAGGCACTGCCCTGACGAACGGCTCCAATTCGGGGTCTTTCGGAAAACGTCTCGGATTCGAAGCGAACTTTTCGCTTGTAAAATGGGTGCATCCTGTAGTAGGTATGCGTCTGCAGCTGCAGGGCGGTCAGTTTGCCAACTATGACGCCGATCTGGGCAAACTCAAGTGGCCTTACCTCTTCGTGCATTCCGACTTTATGCTTAACTTCTCGAACTGGGCGGGCGGTTACCGCGACGACCGGGCCTATTATCTGGTGCCGTTCGTAGGCTTCGGTTATCTGGCTACGAACTTCACGGACAAGAGCCAAGAGGACAATATGACCGGCACGCATCAGGCTTTCGCATTCTCTTACGGTCTGCTCAACAAGTTCCGCTTGTCGCGTTCGTTCGACTTCAATATCGAGCTGAAAGGCATGCTGGCGCCTTCGCGCGTATGCCCCGCGAAGACGGACGGTTCCTACCTGTTCGGCTTCAGCGCTACGGCGGGCTTCACCTACCGCTTTAACAAGCGCGGCTGGCAGCGCGGCGTAGCGGGCTATACGGCCGCCGACATTCAGGCGTTCCAAGACGCCGTTGCCGCAAGCATGGCCGCTGTCGAAGCCGCCGAGCTTGAGAACGCCCAGCTGGCTCAGCAGCTCGCCGCCGCTCAGGCGCAGGCTGCCGCCGCTCAGAACGCCGCCGCCGATGCCGCGGCAGCTGCTGCCGTCGCAACGGTTGTCGCCGCCGACGAAGCCGCTTTGGCCGACACTTCGATCATTCTCTTCGATTACAGCATGTCGGTGCTGACGCCGCAGGAGAAGACGCGTCTGGAGCTGATCGCCGAGCAGATCAAGAGCGGCTCGAAGGATGCCGTTTACCAGATCGTGGGTCACGCCGACCAGCAGACGGGTACCGCTGCCGGCAACAAGCGCGTCGCCGAGCACCGCGCCAAGCGGGTTTACGACTTCCTCGTATCGAAGGGCGTGAATCCCAAGCAGTTGAATTACGAGGGCAAGGGCAACTCCCCCGATCCCTTCAAGAAGGTTCAGGCCGCCAACCGCGCCGCGATTATCCAGTAA
- a CDS encoding sodium-dependent transporter — protein MHHKESRATLGGKLSAVLVAAGSSVGLGNIWRFPYVAGDNGGGAFLIIYILCVLLLGLPLMIAEFSVGRASHLNAVGAYRKLNRRWSFLGYNGVLAAFLILGFYFVVSGWTAEYMVHSATGEIARYSTAEEYKNLFETFISNPWRPVLYTCLFVLATHFVIALGVQKGIERSAKILMPLLFVILIILSVHSLLMPGGEAGLKFLFAPDFSKVTPTTVLVALGQAFFSLSIGIGTMVTYASYFKPDTNLRHTALNVTILDTLVAVLAGVVIFPAVFSVGIEPSSGPSLVFITLPSIFNDMPLSMVWSSVFFLLLVVAALTSTISLHEVVTVYLHEEWHLSRKTAAWLTTAATAALASLASLSLGVLSGWTICGLSLFDSLDFLTANILLPAGGFFTCVFVGWKLDRQILRDQITNNGELKFRIYGVFIFLLRYVCPAVLLLIFLDNLGVF, from the coding sequence ATGCATCATAAGGAGAGTCGCGCCACGCTGGGTGGCAAATTGAGCGCCGTGCTCGTCGCGGCGGGCAGCTCCGTGGGGCTGGGCAACATCTGGCGGTTTCCGTACGTCGCCGGAGACAACGGCGGCGGAGCCTTTCTGATTATCTACATCCTCTGCGTACTGCTGCTGGGGCTGCCGCTGATGATCGCGGAATTCTCCGTGGGACGGGCGTCGCACCTCAATGCGGTGGGCGCCTACCGGAAGCTGAACCGCCGATGGAGTTTTCTGGGCTACAACGGCGTGCTGGCGGCATTTCTGATTCTGGGATTCTATTTCGTGGTTTCGGGATGGACGGCCGAATACATGGTACACTCCGCCACGGGCGAGATCGCCCGCTACTCTACGGCCGAGGAGTACAAAAACCTCTTCGAAACCTTCATCAGCAATCCGTGGCGGCCGGTTCTCTACACCTGTCTGTTCGTGCTGGCGACCCACTTCGTGATCGCGCTCGGTGTGCAGAAGGGCATCGAGCGTTCGGCCAAGATTCTGATGCCGCTGCTCTTCGTCATCCTGATCATCCTGTCGGTCCACTCGCTGCTGATGCCGGGCGGCGAAGCGGGACTGAAGTTCCTTTTCGCTCCGGATTTCTCGAAAGTGACGCCCACGACGGTGCTCGTCGCGCTGGGACAGGCGTTCTTCTCGCTCTCGATCGGCATCGGGACGATGGTCACCTACGCCTCGTATTTCAAGCCCGACACCAACCTGCGCCATACGGCGCTCAACGTCACGATCCTCGACACGCTGGTAGCCGTTCTGGCCGGCGTGGTGATCTTCCCGGCGGTATTCAGCGTGGGCATCGAGCCTTCGTCGGGTCCGTCGCTGGTGTTCATCACCCTGCCGAGCATCTTCAACGACATGCCCCTGAGCATGGTCTGGTCGTCGGTATTCTTCCTGCTGCTGGTCGTGGCGGCGCTTACCTCGACGATCTCGCTGCACGAAGTGGTGACGGTCTACCTGCATGAAGAGTGGCACCTGAGCCGCAAGACCGCGGCATGGCTGACGACCGCCGCAACGGCCGCGCTTGCATCGCTGGCGTCGCTGTCGCTGGGCGTGCTGAGCGGCTGGACGATCTGCGGACTTTCGCTTTTCGACTCGCTCGACTTCCTGACTGCCAACATCCTGCTGCCCGCGGGCGGATTCTTCACCTGCGTCTTCGTCGGCTGGAAACTCGACCGGCAGATACTCAGGGACCAGATCACCAACAACGGGGAGCTGAAATTCCGCATTTACGGCGTCTTCATCTTCCTGCTGCGCTACGTCTGCCCGGCCGTACTGCTGCTGATCTTCCTCGACAACCTCGGCGTATTTTAA
- the recF gene encoding DNA replication/repair protein RecF (All proteins in this family for which functions are known are DNA-binding proteins that assist the filamentation of RecA onto DNA for the initiation of recombination or recombinational repair.), protein MFLKKISLLNFKNIEQAELALCRGVNCLVGDNGAGKTNVIDAVYYLSMCKSSLPMTDGQSIRHGADFFLAEGQYLTDGGKSENIVCSFSRKGGKVLKRNGKEYERLSDHVGLVPAVIVSPADSALISDASDERRRYLNAFISQLDRSYLTAVMRYNAVLAERNRLLKNMPDETMLQIYDMQLVEQGERIHARRREFAERLQPVAAEYYRILSGDREQVELHYKSELNDRPFGEILLAARQKDLANEFTTSGIHRDDLVLRIGGYPLRKYGSQGQQKSFLIALKLAQYTIVAQEKGEKPILLLDDLFDKLDAGRVEQLIRLVSEDSFGQIVITDCNPTRLRRILDKAGGAYSLFTVENGGIGQETATAGAPACGGQLPAEESTKEAADRTRHAGPQEAGSAEGIRTAAVQGEVSEDLRNAASAGEKSGGQDACVTDTADKTSDGKEGAR, encoded by the coding sequence ATGTTTCTGAAGAAAATATCGCTGCTGAATTTCAAAAATATCGAACAGGCGGAGCTTGCCCTCTGCCGGGGCGTCAACTGTCTGGTAGGCGACAACGGAGCCGGCAAGACCAACGTCATCGACGCGGTCTACTACCTGTCGATGTGCAAGTCGTCGCTGCCCATGACCGACGGGCAGAGCATCCGCCACGGCGCCGACTTCTTCCTCGCCGAAGGGCAGTATCTCACCGACGGGGGAAAGAGCGAAAACATCGTGTGCTCCTTCTCGCGCAAAGGCGGCAAAGTGCTCAAACGCAACGGCAAGGAGTACGAACGGCTCTCGGACCACGTGGGGCTTGTTCCTGCCGTGATCGTATCGCCGGCGGACAGCGCCCTGATCAGCGACGCCTCGGACGAACGGCGCCGCTACCTCAACGCCTTCATCTCGCAGCTGGACCGGAGCTATCTGACCGCCGTGATGCGCTACAACGCCGTGCTGGCCGAGCGCAACCGGCTGCTCAAGAACATGCCCGACGAGACGATGCTGCAGATTTACGACATGCAGCTCGTCGAACAGGGCGAGCGGATTCACGCCCGGAGGCGGGAGTTCGCCGAGCGGCTGCAACCCGTGGCGGCGGAGTATTACCGCATACTTTCGGGCGACCGCGAGCAGGTCGAACTGCACTACAAATCGGAACTGAACGACCGTCCGTTCGGTGAGATTCTCCTCGCCGCGCGGCAGAAGGATCTGGCCAACGAGTTCACCACGTCGGGCATTCACCGCGACGATCTGGTGCTCAGGATCGGCGGCTACCCCTTGCGCAAATACGGCTCGCAGGGCCAGCAGAAGTCGTTCCTGATCGCCCTGAAACTGGCCCAGTACACGATAGTCGCGCAGGAGAAAGGCGAGAAGCCGATCCTGCTGCTCGACGACCTGTTCGACAAGCTCGACGCGGGGCGCGTGGAACAGCTCATACGGCTGGTGTCGGAAGATTCGTTCGGGCAGATCGTCATTACGGACTGCAACCCCACCCGTCTGCGCCGGATTCTGGACAAGGCCGGCGGGGCGTACTCCCTCTTCACGGTCGAAAACGGCGGCATCGGGCAGGAGACCGCAACGGCCGGAGCGCCGGCTTGCGGCGGGCAGCTTCCGGCCGAAGAGAGCACGAAGGAAGCAGCGGACCGAACGCGGCATGCCGGGCCGCAGGAGGCTGGGTCTGCGGAAGGAATCCGGACGGCAGCGGTGCAAGGCGAAGTTTCGGAGGATTTACGCAACGCGGCGTCCGCAGGCGAAAAATCCGGCGGACAGGACGCCTGCGTGACAGATACGGCAGACAAAACATCCGACGGAAAAGAGGGAGCGCGATGA
- a CDS encoding DUF721 domain-containing protein, which yields MLMGDLLEEFFKRPYVAAKVAEGKLPDTWRAVVGDRAADFTTELKLENHILYARIQSSVLRSELFYQREALKEELNRRSGVRIVNAVIIR from the coding sequence ATGCTGATGGGCGACCTGCTGGAAGAGTTTTTCAAACGCCCCTATGTCGCGGCCAAAGTCGCCGAAGGAAAGCTGCCCGACACATGGCGCGCCGTCGTGGGCGACCGCGCCGCAGACTTCACCACGGAACTGAAGCTGGAAAACCACATTCTCTATGCCCGCATCCAGTCGAGCGTGCTTCGTTCGGAACTCTTCTACCAGCGCGAAGCGCTCAAGGAGGAGCTGAACCGGCGTTCCGGCGTCCGGATCGTCAATGCGGTGATTATCAGGTAG